In the genome of Aspergillus luchuensis IFO 4308 DNA, chromosome 2, nearly complete sequence, one region contains:
- a CDS encoding S-(hydroxymethyl)glutathione synthase (COG:Q;~EggNog:ENOG410PJRY;~InterPro:IPR014185,IPR011057,IPR006913;~PFAM:PF04828;~go_function: GO:0008270 - zinc ion binding [Evidence IEA];~go_function: GO:0016846 - carbon-sulfur lyase activity [Evidence IEA];~go_function: GO:0051907 - S-(hydroxymethyl)glutathione synthase activity [Evidence IEA];~go_process: GO:0046294 - formaldehyde catabolic process [Evidence IEA]) — protein sequence MSPSLHPLLDNGITKGDPNFPGGNLYCKCSSDKVVVKLASNVAHNHACGCSKCWKPAGSLFSIVGVVPRDAVSVTEHAEKLSIVDASAAIQRYACKGCGVHMFGRIEKDHPFKGLDFVHAELSDQKGWQEPQFAGFVSSIIEQGFHPKGMEEVRSKFHSLGLETYDALSPALMDLIATFTAQRAGVLSANL from the coding sequence atgTCTCCCTCGCTTCACCCTCTCCTGGACAACGGCATCACCAAAGGTGACCCCAACTTCCCCGGTGGTAACCTCTACTGCAAATGCTCTTCCGATAAGGTCGTTGTTAAGCTGGCCAGCAACGTCGCTCACAACCACGCCTGCGGCTGCTCCAAGTGCTGGAAGCCCGCCGGTTCGCTGTTCTCCATCGTCGGCGTTGTTCCCCGCGACGCCGTCTCCGTCACCGAACACGCAGAGAAGTTGTCCATCGTTGACGCGTCCGCCGCCATCCAGAGATATGCCTGCAAGGGCTGCGGGGTGCACATGTTCGGTCGCATCGAGAAGGACCACCCCTTCAAGGGCCTGGACTTTGTGCACGCCGAGCTGTCCGATCAGAAGGGCTGGCAGGAGCCTCAGTTCGCGGGAttcgtctcctccatcatcgaGCAGGGCTTCCACCCCAAGGGCATGGAGGAAGTGCGCTCCAAGTTCCACTCCCTGGGTCTCGAGACATACGATGCGCTGTCGCCGGCATTGATGGATCTGATTGCCACCTTCACGGCTCAACGAGCGGGGGTGTTGTCTGCCAACCTTTAA
- a CDS encoding uncharacterized protein (CAZy:CE10;~COG:I;~EggNog:ENOG410PNHB;~InterPro:IPR033140,IPR029058,IPR013094;~PFAM:PF07859;~go_function: GO:0016787 - hydrolase activity [Evidence IEA]), with translation MAPVRSVSSSFPSLSVDMPADDHPRFRHDPSWSYHQGVAGSMLKAFLRTFTALHMKWPLSLKPHHESDRFVLINPATRECYTGVMVDEAVKPETIGATWYPEPFTRGTSLPDGEYVILHLHGGSYILGDGRSSSCNFMAQTLLEQTPASYMLCPQYRLACNHNGRFPAQLQDALAAYVYLIHTLHISPSQIVLSGDSSGGHLVLALLRYIVNFNRPDLLPAPKCSWAWSPWCDVPAAVDPSAWTHSTNYKTEYIPGSFPAWGARQFLGDLDITPEVEPYVAPIWHPFVVPSPVLVITGGREVLCQDHKRLAQEFQKLPGNETSIDLVVEEKVPHDVLMIGWIMGFKDEARHCATKAGEFLHRVHSSSGSKEADAQM, from the coding sequence ATGGCACCCGTACGGTCTGTTtcgtcttcctttccttctctatCCGTCGACATGCCCGCTGATGACCACCCCAGATTTCGCCATGACCCCAGCTGGTCCTATCACCAAGGTGTAGCCGGTTCGATGCTCAAAGCTTTCCTCCGTACCTTTACTGCCCTACACATGAAATGGCCGCTATCTCTCAAGCCACACCACGAGTCGGATCGATTCGTGTTGATTAACCCTGCCACCCGGGAGTGTTACACCggagtgatggtggatgaggccGTCAAACCCGAGACCATCGGTGCCACCTGGTATCCTGAGCCCTTTACTCGCGGCACCTCTCTTCCGGATGGCGAATATGTTATCTTGCACCTCCACGGTGGTTCTTACATTCTGGGTGACggtcgctcctcctcctgtaACTTTATGGCCCAGACCCTCCTCGAACAGACTCCCGCCAGCTACATGCTCTGCCCCCAGTATCGACTCGCCTGCAACCACAACGGACGGTTTCCGGCTCAACTGCAGGACGCACTTGCAGCATACGTGTATCTCATTCACACCCTCCACATCTCGCCCTCTCAAATCGTACTCAGCGGCGACAGCTCCGGCGGTCACCTCGTCCTGGCGCTTCTCCGGTATATCGTCAATTTCAACCGGCCAGATTTGTTACCAGCGCCGAAATGCAGCTGGGCCTGGTCTCCTTGGTGCGACGTACCTGCTGCAGTCGACCCCAGTGCCTGGACGCACAGCACCAACTACAAAACCGAGTATATACCAGGCTCTTTCCCAGCCTGGGGAGCGAGACAGTTCCTTGGCGATTTGGACATTACTCCAGAAGTTGAGCCCTACGTAGCTCCCATTTGGCATCCGTTTGTTGTTCCCTCGCCGGTGTTGGTCATCACCGGCGGTCGCGAGGTTCTTTGTCAAGATCACAAAAGGCTGGCACAAGAGTTTCAAAAGCTGCCCGGGAATGAGACATCCATTGATTTGgtagtggaggagaaggtacCGCATGATGTGTTGATGATTGGGTGGATTATGGGATTCAAGGATGAAGCCCGTCATTGCGCTACCAAGGCTGGGGAATTTCTCCATCGGGTGCACTCGTCATCTGGTAGCAAGGAAGCCGATGCTCAGATGTGA
- a CDS encoding uncharacterized protein (COG:G;~EggNog:ENOG410PVSU;~InterPro:IPR005829,IPR005828,IPR003663,IPR036259, IPR020846;~PFAM:PF00083,PF07690;~TransMembrane:12 (i9-29o49-71i83-101o107-129i138-157o169-192i260-278o298-319i326-347o353-372i392-411o423-441i);~go_component: GO:0016020 - membrane [Evidence IEA];~go_component: GO:0016021 - integral component of membrane [Evidence IEA];~go_function: GO:0022857 - transmembrane transporter activity [Evidence IEA];~go_process: GO:0055085 - transmembrane transport [Evidence IEA]) gives MLSLRGKPLVYLVTVVSSTGFCLFGYDNGLMGQVISEPNFLNMIGNPDAAVQGLAVSSYDIGCMLGALAAVLVSEQIGRRRTILLACIVHIVGDIVNASSFSLAQLLVSRIILGVGLGLFTSASPVWLAETATAQMRAVMVAVQLTFLIIGTNIAYWVDYGLGFLDNEISWRVPFALQAIYPIVAFGFTLVLPESPRWLASHGHTEAAAAALSAFRDLPVDHELVQAELQDIASAIALESDGGSWGSLFRQGPSKVRTRVIIACAANSMQSYTGINFVEYYFPFILTNSVGLGTNLANLVSGCSQIWFLLSSFVTWYYINKLGRRRLFCLGNLGMGCCMIAVCITLWKDSQVSVIITVVFFFLYLSFFTWGWMSNMWTYPAEILPLHVRSKALALSVFFQWANQFWTVEIAPVTIDNIGWRTYIIWAILNFVCCVIVYLFFPETSSLTLESVDFLFSSSSNVREVVARSEQIYLNHSHLDVGAAAAAAVGGDSKEKALENGVAQVTHVERHVAV, from the coding sequence ATGTTGTCCCTACGAGGAAAGCCCCTGGTCTATCTGGTCACCGTCGTGAGCTCGACCGGCTTCTGCCTGTTCGGCTACGACAATGGCTTGATGGGCCAGGTCATCTCAGAGCCTAACTTTCTCAACATGATTGGAAATCCAGATGCAGCTGTGCAGGGGCTTGCGGTATCGTCCTATGACATCGGCTGCATGCTAGGGGCATTGGCTGCCGTGCTTGTCAGTGAGCAAATTGGGAGGAGACGGACGATCTTGCTAGCTTGCATTGTGCACATCGTGGGAGACATTGTGAAtgcctcttccttttccctcgcCCAACTGTTAGTGTCGCGTATCATCCTTGGGGTTGGTCTCGGGCTCTTCACTAGCGCTTCCCCAGTCTGGCTAGCTGAGACCGCTACGGCCCAGATGCGTGCTGTCATGGTGGCCGTGCAGCTGACCTTCCTTATTATCGGCACGAACATTGCCTACTGGGTCGACTATGGACTTGGCTTCCTTGACAATGAAATCAGTTGGCGCGTGCCCTTCGCCTTGCAGGCCATTTACCCCATCGTCGCCTTTGGCTTCACCTTGGTGCTCCCCGAGTCCCCTCGATGGCTTGCTTCCCACGGTCATACTgaggctgccgccgctgctctATCTGCATTCCGTGATCTCCCCGTGGACCACGAGTTAGTCCAAGCTGAACTGCAGGATATTGCTTCGGCAATTGCCCTGGAATCAGACGGCGGATCATGGGGGAGCTTGTTCCGCCAAGGTCCTAGTAAGGTGCGTACGCGTGTTATTATCGCCTGCGCGGCCAACTCGATGCAATCCTACACCGGGATCAATTTTGTGGAGTATTACTTCCCTTTCATCTTGACGAATTCGGTCGGACTTGGTACCAATCTCGCGAACCTTGTGTCGGGCTGCTCACAGATCTGGTTCCTCCTATCATCCTTTGTGACGTGGTACTACATCAACAAGCTGGGCCGCCGCCGACTGTTCTGTTTAGGAAATCTCGGGATGGGGTGCTGCATGATTGCGGTTTGCATTACTCTGTGGAAAGACAGCCAAGTGTcggtcatcatcaccgtcgtctttttcttcctttacctctccttcttcacttgGGGATGGATGTCCAACATGTGGACATACCCTGCCGAGATCCTACCACTGCATGTGCGGAGCAAAGCGCTGGCGCTgtccgtcttcttccagtgGGCCAATCAGTTCTGGACAGTGGAGATTGCGCCCGTCACGATCGACAACATCGGGTGGCGGACGTATATTATTTGGGCTATTCTCAACTTTGTTTGCTGTGTGATTGTGTATTTGTTTTTTCCGGAAACATCGTCCCTCACGCTCGAGTCAGTCGATTTTCTATTTTCGTCATCCAGCAACGTCCGCGAGGTGGTTGCACGCAGCGAACAGATCTATTTGAATCATTCTCATCTCGATGTCGGAGCAGCGGCCGCGGCAGCAGTGGGCGGGGATAGCAAGGAGAAGGCTTTGGAAAACGGGGTTGCACAAGTGACGCACGTCGAGAGACACGTAGCGGTGTAG
- a CDS encoding uncharacterized protein (COG:S;~EggNog:ENOG410PRI2;~InterPro:IPR011008,IPR013097;~PFAM:PF07876) produces the protein MVGKIPGLLEFHANPPLAMTASRAKGYDMGLVAILEKPSDLQVYATHPAHLELHEKREQLCEDTLAYDLEY, from the exons ATGGTTGGAAAGATTCCCG GACTGCTGGAGTTCCATGCCAATCCCCCGTTGGCAATGACCGCATCCCGCGCAAAGGGCTACGATATGGGCTTGGTGGCTATCCTGGAGAAGCCTTCCGATTTGCAGGTCTATGCAACTCACCCAGCTCACCTTGA ATTGCATGAAAAGCGCGAGCAATTATGTGAGGATACTTTGGCCTACGATCTGGAGTACTAG